The nucleotide sequence CCACTGTCGGTACGCGAATTATCGTGACGGCTCTCACAGAATCCTGGGTCAGAATCGCAGCAGCAGAAGTTACCGGCTATGCCACCAGCGTGATTGCCTGTGACGCCGAAGCCGGTGTAGAAAAATTTCTCTCCCCGGCAGAAAGCCCCGATGGACGGCCCGGTGTCAGCCTCATGTTCTTCGCCTTCGGCCAGTCCGCCCTGGAAAAAGCCGTCACCAACCGCGTGGGACAATGCATCCTCACCTGCCCCACCACTGCCTGTTACTCGGGCTATACCCCGGAAGATCCGGAAAAGAACATTGCCTTAGGCAGCCAGCTTCGTTTTTTTGGAGACGGTTTCCAGGTCTCGAAGAAGTGGGGAGATCGCAGACTCTGGCGCGTGCCCGTGATGGATGGAGAGTTTGTCTGCGAAGATCAGACGGGTACATTCAAGGGGGTCGCCGGCGGTAACCTCTTAATCTGTGCCACCGATCAGAAAAGCGGGCTTCTGGCGACAGAAGCAGCCGTCTCTGCGATGCAGCAGGTCGAGCTCACTATTCTTCCCTTCCCCGGCGGCATCGTCCGCAGCGGCAGCAAAGTCGGCTCCCGCTATTCAAAACTCAAGGCCAGTACCAACGATGCCTATTGCCCGACTTTACAGGCACAGACAACTTCGGATCTGCCGGAGGGAACCGGTTGCGTCTACGAAATTGTCATCGATGGTGCAGCATTTGAACCCGTGCAACAGGCAATGAAGTCAGGTCTGCATACCGTCTGTCAGCAACCGGGGATCCTC is from Gimesia maris and encodes:
- the fhcD gene encoding formylmethanofuran--tetrahydromethanopterin N-formyltransferase gives rise to the protein MNNHTELALNGVPICDTFAEAFTTVGTRIIVTALTESWVRIAAAEVTGYATSVIACDAEAGVEKFLSPAESPDGRPGVSLMFFAFGQSALEKAVTNRVGQCILTCPTTACYSGYTPEDPEKNIALGSQLRFFGDGFQVSKKWGDRRLWRVPVMDGEFVCEDQTGTFKGVAGGNLLICATDQKSGLLATEAAVSAMQQVELTILPFPGGIVRSGSKVGSRYSKLKASTNDAYCPTLQAQTTSDLPEGTGCVYEIVIDGAAFEPVQQAMKSGLHTVCQQPGILQITAGNYGGKLGKHHFHLKDLIDRP